One genomic region from Rosa rugosa chromosome 1, drRosRugo1.1, whole genome shotgun sequence encodes:
- the LOC133726727 gene encoding probable inactive leucine-rich repeat receptor-like protein kinase At3g03770 isoform X1 produces MGRFYLFFSVIVSWVLFLPSTHELQTSQSQVLMQLRKHLEFPSPLGVLENYTGDLCNLSSSAQMSISCQENSITELKVMGDKLFNVTEFNGFAIPNKTLSEKFSIDSFVTTLSRLPSLRVLSLVSLGIWGPLPDKIHRLSSLEVLDLSSNFIFGSIPPKISTMVKLHTLSLEANYFNETVPDWLDSLSNLAILCLKNNQLKGQFPSSICRIKTLTDLALSHNELSGKLPDMSTLTSLHVLDLRENDLDSELPVMPKGLVTVLLSKNSFSGKIPVQFGDLSQLQHLDLSFNYLSGAPPSNLFSLPKISYLNLASNMLSGPFPNGLNCGGKLGFVDISNNKLAGDLPSCLGSTSDERVVELSGNCLANASQHQHDHSYCTKALARRKQSSVREIVVLVAVAIGALLVLVLSVLAVICLCRRYRSRKSEHNIFAKAVPDNSPNDLCSDIVTNARYISQAAKLETHGAPVCRLFSLEELKEATNDFDFSMFLGEGSMGKLYKGKLENGTSVAIRSLAISKKCSTNNLKVQLDSLSKLHHPHLVGLLGHCIDSSGQDDSGGKRLFLVYEYISSGNYRTYLSENYPEKVLKWSDRLAILIGVAKAVHFLHTGVIPGSFNNRLKTNNILLDEHRIPKLSDYGMCLITEEIEKPEAKGEGPKSRRKKDLEGDVYNFGFVLLESLVGPIINSIFHLCIEILKLMRGVNRVLNQQQASFGSQDGRRRIVDPIVLTTCSQESLSIVVSITKKCISPEVSSRPSFEDVLWNLQYAAQVQATADADQKSDATSVS; encoded by the exons ATGGGGCgtttttacttgtttttttCAGTGATTGTGTCATGGGTTTTGTTCCTCCCCAGTACCCATGAGTTGCAAACCTCTCAGAGCCAAGTGTTAATGCAGCTGAGGAAACATTTAGAGTTCCCTTCCCCATTAGGAGTTTTGGAGAATTACACTGGAGACCTCTGTAACCTATCTTCCTCTGCACAGATGAGCATTTCATGCCAGGAAAATTCTATTACTGAGCTCAAAGTCATGGGAGATAAGCTTTTTAATGTCACCGAGTTCAATGGATTTGCAATTCCCAATAAAACTCTTTCTGAGAAGTTCTCCATTGATTCTTTTGTGACCACATTGTCAAGGTTGCCTAGCTTGAGGGTTCTTAGCTTAGTGTCTTTGGGGATTTGGGGACCACTTCCTGATAAGATTCATAGGTTATCTTCGCTTGAAGTCTTAGACCTGAGCTCAAATTTCATATTTGGTTCAATTCCCCCTAAGATATCCACAATGGTCAAGCTTCACACTCTAAGCCTGGAGGCCAATTATTTCAATGAGACTGTTCCTGATTGGTTGGACTCGTTATCAAACCTCGCCATTTTGTGCTTGAAGAACAATCAGCTCAAGGGTCAGTTTCCTTCTTCAATATGCAGAATTAAGACACTCACTGACCTTGCTCTGTCTCACAATGAGCTTTCTGGAAAATTACCTGACATGAGTACTTTAACCAGCCTGCATGTATTGGATTTGAGAGAAAATGATTTAGATTCTGAACTACCAGTAATGCCGAAAGGATTGGTTACAGTACTTCTTAGCAAGAACTCGTTCTCAGGAAAGATTCCGGTGCAATTTGGTGATTTGAGTCAGCTTCAGCACCTTGATCTATCATTCAATTATCTCAGTGGAGCACCACCCTCTAACTTgttctctttgccaaaaatCAGTTATCTGAATTTAGCATCCAATATGCTGAGTGGACCATTTCCAAACGGTCTAAATTGTGGTGGCAAACTTGGTTTTGTTGATATTTCTAATAACAAGTTAGCAGGGGATCTTCCTTCTTGCCTGGGTAGTACCTCAGATGAGAGAGTTGTTGAACTCAGTGGTAACTGTTTGGCGAATGCTTCCCAACACCAGCATGACCATTCATATTGTACAAAGGCTCTTGCAAGGAGAAAACAATCTAGTGTGAGAGAGATTGTGGTGCTAGTTGCTGTTGCCATCGGAGCTCTTCTTGTTTTAGTACTTTCTGTACTTGCGGTTATTTGCTTGTGTAGAAGATACCGTTCAAGGAAGTCTGAGCATAACATATTTGCAAAAGCTGTGCCAGATAATTCACCAAATGATCTTTGCTCGGACATCGTTACAAATGCTA GATATATATCTCAAGCAGCGAAATTAGAGACACATGGTGCCCCAGTATGTCGATTGTTTTCACTTGAAGAGTTGAAGGAAGCAACAAACGACTTTGATTTCTCAATGTTTTTGGGTGAAGGCTCTATGGGAAAG CTTTACAAAGGCAAGTTGGAAAATGGGACCTCAGTTGCAATCAGATCTCTGGCTATATCAAAAAAATGTTCAACTAATAACCTTAAAGTTCAGCTGGATTCACTCTCAAAGCTTCACCATCCTCACTTGGTTGGCCTGTTGGGTCATTGCATTGACAGTAGTGGACAAGATGATTCTGGTGGCAAAAGACTTTTCCTTGTATATGAATACATCTCTAGTGGGAATTACCGTACCTATCTTTCAG AAAACTATCCAGAGAAGGTTCTCAAGTGGTCTGATAGATTGGCAATTCTAATAGGAGTTGCAAAAGCAGTCCATTTTCTACACACTGGGGTTATTCCAGGTTCTTTCAACAATCGATTGAAAACAAACAACATATTGCTAGATGAGCATCGGATTCCAAAGCTGAGTGACTATGGGATGTGCCTCATcacagaagaaattgaaaaacctgAG GCAAAGGGAGAAGGCCCAAAATCAAG GCGTAAAAAGGATCTGGAGGGTGATGTTTACAACTTTGGATTTGTACTACTTGAATCACTCGTCGGACCTATA ATTAATTCAATATTTCACCTGTGTATTGAAATACTTAAGTTGATGCGTGGTGTGAACCGTGTGCTGAACCAACAACAGGCATCATTTGGGAGCCAAGATGGTCGAAGAAGAATTGTGGATCCAATTGTGTTGACAACTTGCTCACAGGAGTCGTTATCCATTGTGGTATCGATCACAAAGAAATGCATATCTCCAGAAGTATCATCACGTCCCTCTTTCGAAGACGTGCTTTGGAACTTGCAGTATGCAGCTCAAGTCCAGGCCACTGCTGATGCTGATCAAAAATCCGATGCTACATCCGTGAGCTGA
- the LOC133726727 gene encoding probable inactive leucine-rich repeat receptor-like protein kinase At3g03770 isoform X2 produces the protein MGRFYLFFSVIVSWVLFLPSTHELQTSQSQVLMQLRKHLEFPSPLGVLENYTGDLCNLSSSAQMSISCQENSITELKVMGDKLFNVTEFNGFAIPNKTLSEKFSIDSFVTTLSRLPSLRVLSLVSLGIWGPLPDKIHRLSSLEVLDLSSNFIFGSIPPKISTMVKLHTLSLEANYFNETVPDWLDSLSNLAILCLKNNQLKGQFPSSICRIKTLTDLALSHNELSGKLPDMSTLTSLHVLDLRENDLDSELPVMPKGLVTVLLSKNSFSGKIPVQFGDLSQLQHLDLSFNYLSGAPPSNLFSLPKISYLNLASNMLSGPFPNGLNCGGKLGFVDISNNKLAGDLPSCLGSTSDERVVELSGNCLANASQHQHDHSYCTKALARRKQSSVREIVVLVAVAIGALLVLVLSVLAVICLCRRYRSRKSEHNIFAKAVPDNSPNDLCSDIVTNARYISQAAKLETHGAPVCRLFSLEELKEATNDFDFSMFLGEGSMGKLYKGKLENGTSVAIRSLAISKKCSTNNLKVQLDSLSKLHHPHLVGLLGHCIDSSGQDDSGGKRLFLVYEYISSGNYRTYLSENYPEKVLKWSDRLAILIGVAKAVHFLHTGVIPGSFNNRLKTNNILLDEHRIPKLSDYGMCLITEEIEKPEAKGEGPKSRRKKDLEGDVYNFGFVLLESLVGPIVSGKGETFLLNEMASFGSQDGRRRIVDPIVLTTCSQESLSIVVSITKKCISPEVSSRPSFEDVLWNLQYAAQVQATADADQKSDATSVS, from the exons ATGGGGCgtttttacttgtttttttCAGTGATTGTGTCATGGGTTTTGTTCCTCCCCAGTACCCATGAGTTGCAAACCTCTCAGAGCCAAGTGTTAATGCAGCTGAGGAAACATTTAGAGTTCCCTTCCCCATTAGGAGTTTTGGAGAATTACACTGGAGACCTCTGTAACCTATCTTCCTCTGCACAGATGAGCATTTCATGCCAGGAAAATTCTATTACTGAGCTCAAAGTCATGGGAGATAAGCTTTTTAATGTCACCGAGTTCAATGGATTTGCAATTCCCAATAAAACTCTTTCTGAGAAGTTCTCCATTGATTCTTTTGTGACCACATTGTCAAGGTTGCCTAGCTTGAGGGTTCTTAGCTTAGTGTCTTTGGGGATTTGGGGACCACTTCCTGATAAGATTCATAGGTTATCTTCGCTTGAAGTCTTAGACCTGAGCTCAAATTTCATATTTGGTTCAATTCCCCCTAAGATATCCACAATGGTCAAGCTTCACACTCTAAGCCTGGAGGCCAATTATTTCAATGAGACTGTTCCTGATTGGTTGGACTCGTTATCAAACCTCGCCATTTTGTGCTTGAAGAACAATCAGCTCAAGGGTCAGTTTCCTTCTTCAATATGCAGAATTAAGACACTCACTGACCTTGCTCTGTCTCACAATGAGCTTTCTGGAAAATTACCTGACATGAGTACTTTAACCAGCCTGCATGTATTGGATTTGAGAGAAAATGATTTAGATTCTGAACTACCAGTAATGCCGAAAGGATTGGTTACAGTACTTCTTAGCAAGAACTCGTTCTCAGGAAAGATTCCGGTGCAATTTGGTGATTTGAGTCAGCTTCAGCACCTTGATCTATCATTCAATTATCTCAGTGGAGCACCACCCTCTAACTTgttctctttgccaaaaatCAGTTATCTGAATTTAGCATCCAATATGCTGAGTGGACCATTTCCAAACGGTCTAAATTGTGGTGGCAAACTTGGTTTTGTTGATATTTCTAATAACAAGTTAGCAGGGGATCTTCCTTCTTGCCTGGGTAGTACCTCAGATGAGAGAGTTGTTGAACTCAGTGGTAACTGTTTGGCGAATGCTTCCCAACACCAGCATGACCATTCATATTGTACAAAGGCTCTTGCAAGGAGAAAACAATCTAGTGTGAGAGAGATTGTGGTGCTAGTTGCTGTTGCCATCGGAGCTCTTCTTGTTTTAGTACTTTCTGTACTTGCGGTTATTTGCTTGTGTAGAAGATACCGTTCAAGGAAGTCTGAGCATAACATATTTGCAAAAGCTGTGCCAGATAATTCACCAAATGATCTTTGCTCGGACATCGTTACAAATGCTA GATATATATCTCAAGCAGCGAAATTAGAGACACATGGTGCCCCAGTATGTCGATTGTTTTCACTTGAAGAGTTGAAGGAAGCAACAAACGACTTTGATTTCTCAATGTTTTTGGGTGAAGGCTCTATGGGAAAG CTTTACAAAGGCAAGTTGGAAAATGGGACCTCAGTTGCAATCAGATCTCTGGCTATATCAAAAAAATGTTCAACTAATAACCTTAAAGTTCAGCTGGATTCACTCTCAAAGCTTCACCATCCTCACTTGGTTGGCCTGTTGGGTCATTGCATTGACAGTAGTGGACAAGATGATTCTGGTGGCAAAAGACTTTTCCTTGTATATGAATACATCTCTAGTGGGAATTACCGTACCTATCTTTCAG AAAACTATCCAGAGAAGGTTCTCAAGTGGTCTGATAGATTGGCAATTCTAATAGGAGTTGCAAAAGCAGTCCATTTTCTACACACTGGGGTTATTCCAGGTTCTTTCAACAATCGATTGAAAACAAACAACATATTGCTAGATGAGCATCGGATTCCAAAGCTGAGTGACTATGGGATGTGCCTCATcacagaagaaattgaaaaacctgAG GCAAAGGGAGAAGGCCCAAAATCAAG GCGTAAAAAGGATCTGGAGGGTGATGTTTACAACTTTGGATTTGTACTACTTGAATCACTCGTCGGACCTATAGTAAGTGGAAAAGGGGAAACCTTTCTGCTGAATGAAATG GCATCATTTGGGAGCCAAGATGGTCGAAGAAGAATTGTGGATCCAATTGTGTTGACAACTTGCTCACAGGAGTCGTTATCCATTGTGGTATCGATCACAAAGAAATGCATATCTCCAGAAGTATCATCACGTCCCTCTTTCGAAGACGTGCTTTGGAACTTGCAGTATGCAGCTCAAGTCCAGGCCACTGCTGATGCTGATCAAAAATCCGATGCTACATCCGTGAGCTGA
- the LOC133726726 gene encoding uncharacterized protein LOC133726726 → MVIGLKAKNHRGPTVQIDYLVHILEIKPWPPSQSLKSLRSVLIQWENGDRSSGSTNAVVPSIGSVVGEGRIEFNESFKLPVTLLRDVAVKGGVKGGGEGDAFLKNCLELNLYEPRRDKTAKGQLLATAIIDLADYGVVKECISVSAPMNSKRSFKNTDKPILYMKIQPFKKGRASSSSRESLSRGVSLDKAGGESVSAMMDEEYGDEAEVASFTDDDVSSHSSQTVSSSLETNRGLSPPKDENGQDKVPHNAKHSFASNLGAEKSRTIPQSAPQEYLKGSSSCSSSVDLSSDPGSPVNGHASVAYSHSSSSATLIKTGGSQIVSSSSSSSLNENAEESNTSMRSNGHAHAQEVNDKVVNGRSKVTADIQQSSKDDEKAQEIGRDSVVAAGGGDIYDSSMEDKDGQKQEENGDERQNCDEENHSREGESYIAGHANGKHVPLGMNGVIVSNEKLKPVKSVRSVADLSKNTLSRNDQHVEVKDGVQGDTQKSADVAGNLRVKERKEAKVYPKDTRSVILESKVNQLEHRIKMLEGELREAAAVESALYSVVAEHGSSMSKVHAPARRLSRLYLHACGETSRSRRASAARSVVSGLVLVAKACGNDVPRLTFWLSNSIVLRTIISQATGDPELPKSARSSIDRNGAEKVKHKASSPLKWEAPSSGKKQGMKLLNGSFGDWENPNSFTSTLEKIESWIFSRIVESIWWQTLTPHMQSVAAKAIDENIGSVSRKNYRRTSSSVDQEQSDFSLDLWKKAFRDACERLCPVRAGGHECGCLPLLSRLVMEQSVARLDVAMFNAILRESPDEIPSDPVSDPISDLKVLPIPAGKSSFGAGAQLKSAIGNWSRWLTDLFGIDDDDSFEDVNGHGDNDERLDTSFKSFHLLNALSDLMMLPKDMLLSKSIRKEVCPTFAAPLIKRILDNFVPDEFCTDPIPDIVLETLESEDTLEIGEEALTNVPCTGPVTVYLPPSTALVASIIGDAGGQSQLRRSGSSVVRKSHTSDDELDELNSPLASIFIGSSGSSPVASKPNWVPKGNINQNAVRYELLRDVWMNSE, encoded by the exons ATGGTTATAGGCTTAAAGGCGAAGAATCACAGAGGTCCTACTGTTCAGATTGATTATCTAGTCCATATTCTCGAGATTAAGCCTTGGCCGCCGTCACAGTCACTTAAGTCGCTGCGTTCCGTGTTGATTCAGTGGGAGAATGGAGACCGTAGTTCTGGTTCGACCAATGCTGTTGTCCCGTCGATTGGTTCGGTTGTCGGTGAGGGAAGAATTGAGTTCAATGAGTCTTTTAAGTTACCTGTGACTTTGCTGAGGGATGTGGCTGTAAAAGGTGGTGTAAAAGGAGGTGGTGAAGGTGATGCATTTCTGAAGAATTGCTTGGAGTTAAACTTGTATGAGCCTCGGAGGGATAAGACTGCGAAAGGACAGTTGTTGGCGACTGCGATTATAGATTTAGCTGATTATGGTGTTGTGAAAGAGTGCATAAGTGTAAGTGCTCCGATGAACAGTAAGAGGAGCTTTAAGAACACAGATAAACCGATTTTGTATATGAAAATTCAGCCGTTTAAGAAGGGTCGTGCCAGCTCCTCGTCTAGGGAAAGCTTGTCAAGAGGGGTATCACTGGACAAGGCGGGTGGTGAGTCTGTTTCGGCAATGATGGATGAAGAGTATGGTGATGAAGCGGAAGTTGCGTCTTTCACAGACGACGATGTTTCCTCCCACTCATCTCAGACGGTATCTTCTTCTCTAGAAACAAATCGTGGGCTGTCTCCTCCGAAAGATGAG AATGGACAAGACAAAGTGCCTCATAATGCAAAGCATTCCTTTGCCTCAAACCTAGGCGCTGAAAAATCAAGAACAATACCTCAGAGTGCACCACAAGAATATCTGAAGGGAAGTTCATCATGCTCATCATCAGTTGACTTGTCTTCTGACCCTGGTAGCCCTGTAAATGGTCATGCTTCTGTAGCTTACTCTCACAGCTCTAGTTCGGCGACACTCATAAAAACTGGTGGTTCCCAGAttgtctcttcttcttcctcatcatcaTTGAATGAAAATGCAGAGGAGTCCAACACCAGCATGAGAAGCAATGGCCATGCACATGCCCAGGAGGTAAACGATAAGGTTGTCAACGGCAGAAGTAAAGTTACTGCTGATATTCAACAGAGTAGCAAGGATGATGAGAAAGCTCAGGAAATTGGCAGAGATTCCGTGGTGGCTGCTGGTGGTGGTGATATTTACGATAGTTCTATGGAGGACAAAGACGGAcagaaacaagaagaaaatggtgATGAAAGACAAAATTGTGATGAGGAGAACCATTCTAGGGAAGGTGAATCATACATTGCAGGTCATGCTAATGGGAAACATGTTCCACTAGGAATGAATGGAGTTATTGTAAGCAATGAGAAATTAAAGCCTGTCAAGTCTGTTAGGTCAGTTGCTGACTTAAGTAAGAATACATTATCTAGGAATGATCAGCATGTAGAGGTAAAGGATGGTGTTCAGGGAGATACGCAGAAGAGTGCAGATGTTGCAGGAAACCTCAGAGTTAAGGAAAGGAAAGAGGCTAAGGTGTATCCCAAGGATACAAGAAGTGTCATTTTAGAAAGCAAGGTTAATCAGTTGGAGCACAGAATAAAGATGCTTGAGGGAGAGCTAAGAGAAGCTGCAGCTGTCGAGTCTGCTCTTTATTCAGTAGTTGCTGAGCATGGAAGTTCCATGAGTAAGGTCCATGCTCCAGCTCGGCGCCTTTCTAGGTTGTATCTTCATGCTTGTGGAGAAACTTCACGTTCTAGGAGAGCCAGTGCAGCTAGAAGTGTTGTTTCAGGACTAGTTTTGGTTGCAAAAGCATGTGGGAATGATGTTCCAAG GCTAACATTTTGGCTCTCAAACTCGATTGTCTTGAGAACAATTATAAGCCAGGCAACTGGGGACCCTGAACTTCCCAAGTCTGCCAGGTCTTCTATTGACAGAAATGGTGCTGAAAAAGTTAAACATAAGGCTTCATCTCCATTAAAATGGGAGGCTCCATCCTCTGGGAAAAAACAAGGGATGAAACTATTGAACGGAAGTTTTGGTGACTGGGAGAACCCAAATTCGTTTACGTCCACACTGGAGAAGATTGAATCATGGATCTTCTCCCGAATAGTTGAATCTATCTGGTGGCAG ACTTTGACACCACATATGCAGTCGGTTGCTGCAAAGGCAATTGATGAAAATATTGGTTCAGTGTCACGAAAGAATTATAGAAGGACATCTAGTTCAGTTGATCAAGAGCAAAGTGACTTTTCATTAGACCTTTGGAAGAAGGCTTTCAGGGATGCTTGTGAAAGACTTTGTCCAGTAAGAGCTGGTGGACATGAATGTGGCTGCTTGCCTTTGTTGTCTAGATTG GTCATGGAGCAATCGGTGGCTAGATTAGATGTGGCAATGTTCAATGCCATTCTCCGTGAATCTCCTGACGAGATCCCCAGTGACCCTGTGTCCGATCCCATCAGTGATTTGAAGGTTCTTCCAATTCCAGCTGGGAAATCTAGTTTTGGGGCAGGTGCACAGCTGAAGAGTGCG ATTGGGAACTGGTCCAGATGGCTAACTGACCTATTTGGTATCGATGATGATGACTCATTTGAAGACGTAAATGGACATGGTGATAATGATGAGAGACTTGATACATCCTTCAAGTCCTTTCATCTGCTTAATGCATTGAGTGATCTCATGATGCTTCCAAAGGACATGCTCTTAAGCAAATCCATCAGAAAAGAG GTATGCCCTACATTTGCTGCACCACTGATCAAAAGGATTCTTGACAACTTTGTCCCTGACGAATTTTGCACTGACCCAATTCCAGACATTGTGCTTGAAACCCTGGAGTCTGAG GACACTCTTGAGATTGGGGAGGAGGCTCTCACAAACGTCCCATGCACTGGACCTGTTACAGTCTATTTGCCACCCTCAACAGCTTTGGTTGCAAGTATAATTGGAGATGCTGGAGGCCAATCACAGCTGAGAAGAAGCGGGTCTTCAGTGGTCAGGAAATCTCACACCAGTGATGATGAGCTTGATGAACTGAATTCTCCCCTGGCCTCAATCTTCATAGGTTCTTCCGGGTCTTCACCAGTTGCATCAAAGCCTAACTGGGTTCCGAAGGGAAACATCAATCAAAATGCTGTCAGATATGAACTCCTTCGGGATGTTTGGATGAATAGCGAGTAG
- the LOC133726729 gene encoding probable adenylate kinase 7, mitochondrial produces MAGLSRLELAAASLLKRRSVGLLAPPRRAYGSAAAAQLDYYSDEEEEHQTAVVDSAGWIPRRGIHWVLIGDRGAKKHLYAERLSKLLEVPHISMGTLVRQELNPRSSLYKQIANAVNEGKLVQDEVIFALLSKRLEEGYYRGENGFILDGIPRTRIQAELVDQIAEIDLVVNFKSTDDLVKKNLGTGSLALSQDYLRMSNSMHDVNLQEEQLKSAIAEKSKLLEDYYRKQNKLIDFHMKGAPGETWKGLLAALHLQHINAVSSSQKLTA; encoded by the exons ATGGCCGGACTCAGCCGCCTCGAACTGGCCGCCGCGTCGCTGCTGAAACGACGCAGTGTCGGCCTCCTCGCGCCGCCGCGCCGAGCCTACGGATCGGCCGCCGCGGCTCAGCTGGACTATTACTCCGACGAGGAAGAAGAGCATCAAACGGCGGTGGTGGACTCGGCCGGGTGGATCCCACGGAGAGGGATACATTGGGTGCTGATAGGAGATCGAGGTGCGAAGAAGCACTTGTACGCCGAGAGGCTCTCGAAGCTTCTGGAAGTTCCCCACATTTCTATGGGCACCCTCGTCCGCCAGGAGCTCAACCCTCGCTCTTCTCTCTACAAGCAG ATTGCGAATGCGGTGAATGAAGGAAAGCTTGTTCAGGATGAAGTGATTTTCGCATTGTTGTCGAAAAGGCTTGAGGAAGGATACTACAGAGGTGAAAATGGATTCATTCTTGATGGGATTCCTCGAACTAGAATTCAAGCT GAGTTAGTAGACCAAATTGCGGAAATTGATCTAGTAGTGAATTTCAAATCCACTGATGACTTGGTGAAGAAGAATCTAGGAACTGGAAGCTTGGCTCTTAGTCAAGATTATCTGAGGATGAGTAACTCCATGCATGATGTAAATCTGCAGGAAGAACAGCTGAAGTCCGCAATTGCTGAGAAG AGCAAGTTGTTGGAGGATTACTACAGAAAACAGAACAAACTCATTGATTTTCACATGAAAGGTGCCCCCGGAGAAACCTGGAAGGGCCTGCTGGCTGCATTGCATCTTCAGCATATAAATGCTGTCAGTTCTTCCCAGAAGCTAACTGCATGA
- the LOC133734618 gene encoding wall-associated receptor kinase 3-like produces MSMRIKLVLVVVVILLEHYNHGAKAAADTNPNQLELVKPGCSATCGSLVVPYPFGTTPGCYFNDDFFISCNNTITDGGGGGGYEGVPKAFFRGRSDFVILNISLERQEMRVSRSMSKSCLEVDETGNVTSYSNEDNNPGVIAPKAFRISSRRNKFTTVGCNLFGLIQTVDQTISSSSGSKKYSSETSALRGYIDACVSTCTIGIENVQNGTCHPHGGCCQTPIAIGDINHYTTSLDTISEDFRSVKLCGYAFVTEEEEFKFSSLDLIKSLDNRKAAPLVLDWAVRNHINCAEARSRKDYACKAKYSDCLNSTNGPGYICKCRKGYQGNPYLLHGCQDINECASEKLNPCSNSATCINNPGGVTCTCSEGYIGDGKEAGTGCTHQFSQQLKLLVIAFGICTGILVLVTVGFWIYLVIKRRRLIKLKRMFFEQNGGVLLQQHLNLSRHKPSIEIMKIFSSDELIKATNNYDKSNILGQGGNGTVYKGVLRGNKIVAIKRSKTCDRSQIGEFINEGIVLSQVNHRNVVKLLGCCLETEVPVLVYEFITNGTLASHLHPNQSQPLSITLSWQMRLKIAAEIAGALAYLHSETCMPIIHRDVKTSNILLDDNFTAKVADFGASRLVPLGQTQLTTLLQGTIGYLDPEYLYNSQLTDKSDVFSFGVILAELLTGKTPLIFKEGRKATVNLAVYFVSCVEEECLHEILDDQVAMDDQVFEVLKQVASVAVMCLRTKREERPAMKEVAAELEILSKM; encoded by the exons ATGAGTATGAGAATAAAACTAGTACTTGTTGTGGTGGTTATATTGTTGGAGCATTATAATCATGGAGCAAAAGCAGCAGCAGACACCAATCCAAATCAACTGGAATTAGTCAAGCCAGGCTGCTCAGCCACCTGTGGATCTCTTGTCGTTCCATATCCTTTTGGTACTACCCCGGGTTGTTACTTTAACGACGACTTTTTCATATCTTGTAATAATACAATTACAgatggtggcggcggcggcggctatGAAGGAGTTCCAAAAGCTTTTTTCAGAGGGAGAAGTGATTTCGTTATCCTCAACATATCGTTGGAGCGTCAAGAAATGAGAGTATCACGTTCCATGAGCAAATCTTGCCTTGAAGTTGACGAGACTGGCAATGTGACTTCATATTCTAACGAAGACAACAACCCAGGTGTAATTGCCCCCAAAGCCTTTCGTATCTCAAGTAGGCGCAACAAGTTCACCACCGTCGGTTGCAACTTATTCGGGCTTATTCAGACTGTGGATCAAACTATTAGCAGCAGCTCAGGCTCAAAGAAATACTCATCGGAGACATCCGCGCTGCGTGGATATATTGATGCTTGTGTATCAACGTGTACCATAGGAATCGAAAACGTGCAAAATGGAACTTGTCATCCGCATGGTGGCTGTTGCCAAACACCTATTGCAATCGGCGATATAAATCATTATACCACAAGTTTAGACACCATATCAGAAGATTTCCGATCAGTAAAATTATGTGGTTATGCTTTTGTCACAGAAGAAGAGGAGTTCAAGTTTTCCTCTTTAGATCTAATCAAAAGCCTAGATAACAGAAAAGCGGCCCCTTTGGTTCTCGATTGGGCTGTTCGGAATCACATCAATTGTGCAGAAGCTCGGAGTCGTAAGGATTATGCATGCAAGGCAAAGTACAGCGACTGTCTCAATTCAACAAATGGACCTGGCTATATTTGCAAATGCCGCAAAGGTTACCAAGGCAATCCTTACCTCCTCCATGGATGCCAAG ATATCAACGAGTGTGCGAGCGAGAAGTTAAATCCTTGCTCAAACTCGGCCACATGCATCAACAACCCTGGAGGTGTCACCTGCACTTGCTCGGAAGGATACATAGGAGACGGAAAGGAAGCCGGAACTGGTTGCACCCATCAATTCAGTCAGCAACTAAAACTTCTTGTTATTGCATTTG GTATTTGCACGGGCATTTTGGTGCTAGTGACAGTAGGTTTTTGGATTTATTTGGTTATAAAGAGGAGAAGACTCATCAAACTCAAACGCATGTTCTTTGAACAAAACGGTGGAGTTTTGTTACAGCAACACCTCAACTTGTCCCGTCATAAACCATCCATTGAGATAATGAAAATATTTAGTTCAGACGAGCTCATAAAGGCTACCAACAATTATGACAAGAGTAACATTCTTGGCCAAGGAGGCAATGGAACAGTTTACAAGGGAGTTCTACGAGGCAACAAAATTGTAGCCATTAAAAGGTCCAAGACTTGTGACCGAAGCCAAATTGGAGAATTCATCAACGAGGGAATTGTGCTTTCCCAAGTCAATCACCGCAATGTGGTTAAACTATTGGGTTGTTGTTTGGAGACAGAAGTTCCAGTGCTTGTTTATGAATTCATCACAAATGGAACTCTTGCAAGCCACCTTCATCCTAATCAAAGTCAGCCGTTGTCAATTACATTGTCATGGCAAATGCGTCTCAAAATCGCAGCTGAAATTGCTGGAGCGCTTGCATACTTGCACTCTGAAACTTGCATGCCAATTATACATAGAGATGTGAAGACTTCTAATATACTGTTAGATGATAATTTCACAGCGAAGGTCGCCGATTTTGGAGCTTCAAGGCTTGTTCCTCTTGGTCAAACTCAATTGACCACTTTATTGCAAGGAACAATTGGATATTTAGATCCAGAATACTTATATAATAGCCAGTTGACAGATAAAAGtgatgtttttagttttggagTTATTCTAGCGGAGCTACTAACAGGAAAGACGCCATTAATATTCAAAGAGGGTCGAAAAGCAACGGTCAACTTGGCAGTGTACTTTGTTTCTTGCGTGGAAGAGGAATGCTTGCATGAAATTCTCGACGATCAAGTGGCCATGGATGATCAAGTCTTTGAGGTGCTAAAGCAAGTGGCTAGCGTTGCGGTGATGTGTTTAAGGACAAAAAGGGAGGAAAGACCTGCTATGAAGGAAGTTGCAGCAGAGCTAGAAATATTGTCAAAAATGTGA